In the Desulfatiglans anilini DSM 4660 genome, one interval contains:
- a CDS encoding acetone carboxylase subunit gamma: MGDRIRMTEYLDLDLGEEQWYCSACGKALIGAAENYKRGCLVYARDPKEVHNAVFEGEYTFAPDPNWVRILEFYCPGCGVQIETEYLPLGHPITHDIAIDLAGLKSRIESGELRVVNKRLEVKA, translated from the coding sequence ATGGGAGATAGAATCAGAATGACGGAGTACCTGGACCTGGATCTGGGAGAAGAGCAATGGTACTGCAGCGCGTGCGGCAAGGCCCTGATCGGCGCCGCGGAGAATTACAAGCGGGGGTGTCTGGTGTATGCCCGGGATCCGAAAGAGGTGCACAATGCCGTATTCGAGGGTGAATATACCTTCGCCCCGGACCCGAACTGGGTGCGGATCCTCGAATTCTACTGCCCCGGCTGCGGCGTTCAGATCGAGACCGAATATCTGCCGCTCGGCCATCCCATCACCCATGACATCGCCATCGACCTTGCCGGTCTGAAGAGCCGGATCGAAAGCGGCGAACTGCGTGTCGTGAACAAGCGCCTGGAGGTGAAAGCATGA
- a CDS encoding hydantoinase/oxoprolinase family protein: protein MNTIDIDVGGTFTDLVLTFEGRTIIKKAQTTPYDLSVCFLGVIEESARELDMALDELLPKIDLLRYSTTVAMNRLIERKGPRLGLITTEGHEDGILIGRGAQWVDGTRITERRNLAVQNKPAAIIPREFIVGVKERIDSFGQVVRPLDEEDVREKINFLVDKGVRGFVVSLLWSPANPEHERRIKAIIREEYKDYYLGCLPVVLASDVVGRSGEYQRTMTAVLDAYLFRAMQMELSAMWDKLREYDYRGPFMMVHNSGGMAEVFKTDAVRTYSAGPVAGLIGSYRLAQELGYQNVIASDVGGTSFDIGLVVKQSVRNYDFRPILDRWMVGITMLQTMSIGAGGGSIAWVNELLGNKLEVGPQSAGSYPGPICYDQGGEAPTVTDADLVLGYLDPDYYFGGRMLLNKEKSEEAIRTQLAEPLGLSVPETAMLVRKIVDQHMAAAIRKEIHLRGYDPREFVLFAIGGGGPTHVAGYMGEIPAAMVFPFSPVFSALGSSVMDIMHIYETSHRYMVMEPVTRKFNKHYDDFNATVEALIERAKKELRGEGLDPARAVFKLELDMLYGGQVHRKRSSSPLLYVRSEGDLTAVYKEFEKEFSETFSPLVVHPAGGCYVESFVVTAVIPTEKPAVPTFEMGGTDPAAAQKGVRQCYWGNGGFEETPVYEYLDLKPGNVVKGPSILETEYTTLVIPPALTCSIDQHLFARISRG from the coding sequence ATGAATACCATCGACATTGACGTGGGAGGCACCTTTACGGACCTCGTCCTGACCTTCGAAGGGAGAACGATCATCAAGAAGGCGCAGACCACGCCCTACGACCTTTCGGTGTGTTTCCTCGGCGTGATCGAGGAGAGCGCACGCGAACTCGACATGGCGCTGGACGAACTCCTCCCGAAGATCGACCTCCTGCGTTACTCGACCACGGTGGCCATGAACCGCCTGATCGAGCGCAAGGGCCCGCGCCTCGGGCTTATCACGACGGAGGGACACGAAGACGGCATCCTCATCGGGCGGGGCGCCCAGTGGGTCGACGGCACCCGGATCACCGAGCGGCGGAACCTGGCGGTGCAGAACAAGCCCGCGGCTATTATCCCACGGGAGTTCATCGTGGGCGTGAAGGAGCGGATCGACTCGTTCGGCCAGGTGGTGCGTCCCCTGGACGAGGAGGATGTCCGGGAGAAGATCAATTTCCTGGTGGACAAGGGGGTGAGGGGGTTCGTCGTCTCGCTCCTCTGGTCGCCTGCCAACCCGGAGCACGAGCGGCGCATCAAGGCCATCATCCGGGAGGAATACAAGGACTACTATCTCGGCTGTCTGCCGGTGGTGCTGGCAAGCGATGTGGTTGGCAGGTCCGGGGAGTATCAGCGGACCATGACGGCGGTGCTGGACGCCTATCTGTTCCGGGCGATGCAAATGGAGCTTTCCGCCATGTGGGACAAGCTGCGTGAGTACGACTACCGCGGCCCTTTCATGATGGTCCACAACTCGGGCGGCATGGCCGAGGTCTTCAAGACGGACGCGGTCAGGACCTACAGCGCAGGTCCCGTGGCGGGCCTTATCGGGTCCTACCGTCTGGCGCAGGAACTCGGATACCAGAACGTCATCGCGAGCGACGTCGGCGGCACCAGCTTCGACATCGGCCTCGTGGTGAAGCAGAGCGTCCGCAACTACGATTTTCGCCCCATCCTCGACCGGTGGATGGTGGGCATCACCATGCTCCAGACCATGTCGATCGGGGCGGGCGGGGGCTCGATCGCCTGGGTGAACGAACTGCTCGGGAACAAGCTCGAGGTGGGACCGCAGAGCGCCGGCTCTTATCCCGGCCCGATCTGCTACGATCAGGGGGGCGAGGCCCCGACGGTGACCGATGCGGACCTGGTGCTGGGATACCTCGATCCGGACTATTACTTCGGCGGCCGGATGCTCTTGAACAAAGAGAAGTCCGAGGAGGCCATCCGGACTCAACTGGCCGAGCCCTTGGGGCTGAGCGTACCGGAAACCGCCATGCTCGTCCGGAAGATCGTGGACCAGCACATGGCCGCAGCCATTCGCAAGGAGATCCATCTGCGCGGGTATGACCCGCGGGAGTTTGTCCTATTCGCCATCGGCGGCGGGGGGCCGACGCATGTGGCGGGGTATATGGGCGAGATCCCGGCAGCCATGGTCTTCCCCTTCTCCCCGGTCTTCTCGGCGCTGGGATCGTCGGTCATGGACATCATGCACATCTACGAGACTTCGCACCGCTATATGGTCATGGAGCCCGTGACCAGGAAATTCAACAAACACTACGACGACTTCAATGCCACGGTGGAAGCGCTGATCGAACGGGCGAAAAAGGAGCTTCGGGGCGAAGGCCTCGACCCGGCCCGGGCGGTTTTCAAACTGGAGCTCGACATGCTGTACGGAGGGCAGGTGCACCGAAAGCGGTCAAGTTCTCCACTCCTCTATGTGCGCTCGGAAGGGGATCTGACGGCGGTCTACAAGGAGTTCGAAAAGGAATTCAGCGAGACCTTCAGCCCCCTGGTGGTGCATCCGGCGGGTGGATGCTACGTGGAGAGCTTCGTTGTGACGGCGGTCATCCCGACGGAAAAGCCGGCGGTTCCCACCTTCGAGATGGGAGGCACGGACCCGGCCGCGGCGCAGAAAGGGGTGCGCCAGTGCTATTGGGGCAACGGCGGCTTCGAGGAGACGCCCGTCTATGAATACCTGGATCTGAAGCCCGGGAACGTCGTCAAGGGGCCTTCCATCCTCGAGACGGAGTACACGACCCTGGTCATTCCGCCGGCCTTGACCTGCTCCATCGACCAGCACCTGTTCGCCCGCATCTCGCGGGGTTAA
- a CDS encoding hydantoinase B/oxoprolinase family protein, with translation MAIPTAEEKLSMIKVEPADADEMRCVDTLNPGDYEVGFERINNILDEAMEVFIRSSRSSMGVAGDSMVAVFTAKGDMGNASSGTYLHAIIQPAIIKFIMKSYSENPGIRDGDIWFTNDALYGGIHNPDCVIVMPVFFKGELIAWTGAASHTTETGASEPGGMPINANSRFLEGGNFPPIKIGEDFRIREDFLELMAAFGMRAPQMVVIDLKARATAADRARKRLVELAQEKSPDYVKGLMRKMLIVAEEGARKKIASWPDGTFTSVNFADGVGMEVGLIRSCFMTATKKGSRLTMDFTGTSPENPYSYNAHVQAVVGHISNFIYEYIFHDLPVSSATFEPFDFIFPEGSCLNPDARAATSCAVMISTGVMSALHGVFGKMMFSTKDMWQQTSASQGNAGNAMVLAGLSQWNLPFADMLAYSINSEGQGGRPTMDGVNAFGFPWCVFGRTPDVEEMELDLPLLVPLSDHWKDSCGHGKYRGGVGTVQIWVAHHAPQVFFMAIADNSKVQTPQGLFGGYAPCTVPGLSIRGADLMERMQKGDKDLNLELFDILSRKTVGGKWQNEFFGRPTTMFQKNDVITFGFATGGAGYGDPLDREPDQVIQDIKDQIISDWSAQQVYKVLYDPQSLKLDREGTEAARKEERLARLARGKPFDEFTAEWTGLKVDDAILKFYGTWPDAQCIQPIFRP, from the coding sequence ATGGCGATTCCAACCGCTGAAGAAAAACTCTCCATGATCAAGGTGGAGCCCGCGGACGCGGACGAAATGCGGTGCGTGGATACGCTGAACCCCGGCGATTATGAAGTGGGTTTCGAGCGCATCAACAACATCCTCGACGAGGCGATGGAGGTGTTCATCCGCTCCTCGCGAAGCTCCATGGGGGTCGCGGGGGACTCCATGGTGGCGGTTTTCACCGCCAAAGGCGACATGGGCAATGCCAGCAGCGGCACCTACCTGCACGCCATCATCCAGCCGGCCATCATCAAGTTCATCATGAAAAGCTACAGCGAAAACCCCGGCATACGGGACGGGGACATCTGGTTTACCAACGATGCGCTCTACGGGGGGATCCACAATCCCGACTGCGTCATCGTCATGCCCGTGTTCTTCAAGGGGGAGCTCATCGCCTGGACGGGCGCGGCTTCCCACACGACGGAGACGGGTGCCAGCGAGCCCGGCGGGATGCCCATCAATGCCAACTCACGGTTCCTGGAAGGCGGCAACTTCCCGCCGATCAAGATCGGTGAGGATTTCCGAATCCGTGAGGATTTTCTCGAGCTGATGGCCGCTTTCGGCATGCGGGCGCCCCAGATGGTGGTCATCGACCTCAAGGCCAGGGCCACGGCGGCTGACCGGGCCCGCAAACGGCTGGTGGAGCTGGCGCAGGAAAAAAGCCCCGACTACGTCAAGGGGCTCATGCGCAAGATGCTCATCGTCGCGGAGGAAGGGGCGCGGAAGAAAATCGCCTCCTGGCCGGACGGCACCTTCACGTCGGTCAACTTCGCCGACGGCGTCGGGATGGAGGTAGGCCTCATCCGCTCCTGCTTCATGACGGCGACGAAAAAAGGCAGCCGGCTCACCATGGACTTCACCGGGACCTCACCGGAGAACCCTTATTCCTACAACGCCCACGTGCAGGCGGTGGTGGGGCACATCTCCAACTTCATCTATGAATACATCTTCCATGACCTCCCGGTGAGCAGCGCCACGTTCGAACCCTTCGATTTCATCTTTCCCGAGGGGTCCTGCCTCAATCCGGATGCGCGGGCGGCCACCAGCTGTGCAGTCATGATCTCGACCGGCGTCATGAGCGCACTGCACGGCGTTTTCGGTAAAATGATGTTCAGCACGAAGGATATGTGGCAGCAGACCTCCGCCTCGCAGGGCAATGCCGGGAATGCCATGGTGCTGGCCGGACTTTCCCAGTGGAATCTGCCGTTCGCGGATATGCTGGCCTATTCCATCAACAGCGAGGGCCAGGGCGGACGCCCCACCATGGACGGCGTCAACGCCTTCGGCTTCCCGTGGTGCGTGTTCGGCCGCACGCCGGATGTCGAGGAGATGGAACTCGACCTGCCCCTGCTCGTTCCCCTTTCAGATCACTGGAAGGATTCCTGCGGCCACGGCAAGTACCGCGGCGGGGTGGGGACCGTGCAGATATGGGTGGCTCACCACGCTCCCCAGGTCTTCTTCATGGCGATCGCGGACAACAGCAAGGTCCAGACCCCTCAGGGCCTTTTCGGCGGCTACGCCCCCTGCACCGTCCCGGGGCTCAGCATCCGCGGCGCCGACCTCATGGAGCGGATGCAGAAGGGGGATAAGGATCTCAACCTGGAGCTGTTCGATATCCTGAGCCGGAAAACCGTCGGTGGAAAATGGCAGAACGAGTTTTTCGGTCGGCCTACCACCATGTTCCAGAAGAACGACGTGATCACGTTCGGGTTCGCGACAGGGGGCGCAGGCTACGGCGATCCCCTCGACCGGGAGCCGGACCAGGTGATCCAGGATATCAAGGACCAGATCATCTCGGACTGGTCGGCGCAGCAGGTCTACAAGGTCCTCTATGACCCGCAGAGCCTCAAGCTGGACCGGGAGGGGACCGAAGCGGCGCGGAAGGAAGAGCGCCTGGCAAGGCTTGCGCGGGGAAAGCCGTTTGATGAGTTCACCGCCGAATGGACCGGCCTGAAGGTGGACGATGCGATCCTGAAGTTTTACGGAACCTGGCCGGACGCCCAGTGCATCCAGCCCATCTTCCGACCGTAG
- a CDS encoding phenylacetate--CoA ligase family protein, translating into MGDYWNQRFEAMPWADVHKYWLQKFNLLLDYVKSNSPFYRKHLAETTAVASFDDLTAVPVMTKSEIREAQLAGDAENPLGTIQVARTEDIVQVISSSGTTGRPVYYGITRKDLESWRESLAAFTYTANIRKSDVAAHVVGTPIFAGGEPYFEGMRHIGATVVWAGGLATERLFETLRNLHCTAILGTTSFDLYLAENCRKYLGVDARDLGIRKILGGGEPGLGEAPIRDRIKELWGAESVREIMGLADIMPGMWAECEEEKGMHFTAQPHVMVELTEPGTGKHLPWEPGVCGEPVYTTITREATPIIRYASHDFIRVEAVDCSCGRTSPRMRCIGRVDDMLIYKAMNVFPSAIRDVVVTSFKDALTGYLQVVKDSAAQVRFDKPIPVDIEVLPSVEDKVRLKKDIENKVREILVVKIEANLVPPETIPRTVYKTPLVRVR; encoded by the coding sequence ATGGGTGATTATTGGAACCAACGGTTCGAGGCCATGCCGTGGGCGGATGTCCACAAGTACTGGCTCCAAAAGTTCAACCTCCTGCTCGACTATGTAAAGTCCAACTCGCCGTTTTACCGGAAGCACCTGGCGGAAACGACGGCTGTTGCGTCCTTCGACGACCTGACAGCGGTTCCGGTGATGACCAAAAGCGAGATCCGTGAGGCCCAGTTGGCAGGTGACGCCGAAAACCCGCTGGGGACGATCCAGGTCGCCAGGACGGAGGACATCGTTCAGGTCATTTCGTCATCGGGAACGACGGGGCGTCCCGTATATTACGGGATTACCCGGAAAGACCTGGAGTCTTGGCGCGAGTCGCTGGCCGCCTTCACCTATACGGCGAACATACGAAAAAGCGACGTGGCGGCGCACGTGGTGGGCACGCCCATATTCGCCGGAGGGGAGCCCTACTTCGAGGGGATGCGCCACATCGGGGCGACGGTCGTCTGGGCGGGCGGACTCGCCACGGAAAGGCTCTTCGAAACGCTGCGCAACCTGCACTGCACGGCGATCCTCGGGACGACCAGCTTCGACCTGTACCTGGCCGAGAACTGCCGCAAATATCTCGGCGTCGATGCGAGGGACCTGGGGATCCGCAAGATCCTCGGGGGCGGGGAGCCGGGCCTCGGCGAAGCACCCATCCGCGATCGGATCAAGGAGCTGTGGGGCGCCGAAAGCGTACGCGAGATCATGGGGCTGGCCGACATCATGCCGGGGATGTGGGCGGAGTGCGAGGAGGAAAAAGGCATGCATTTTACGGCGCAGCCCCATGTCATGGTGGAATTGACCGAGCCCGGAACGGGGAAGCACCTGCCCTGGGAGCCCGGCGTCTGTGGCGAGCCCGTCTACACGACGATCACCCGGGAGGCGACCCCTATCATCCGTTACGCCTCGCATGACTTCATCCGGGTCGAGGCGGTCGATTGCTCCTGCGGGCGGACATCGCCCAGGATGCGCTGCATCGGCCGGGTCGATGACATGCTGATCTACAAGGCCATGAACGTGTTTCCTTCGGCGATCCGCGATGTGGTGGTGACCTCCTTCAAGGACGCCCTCACAGGCTACCTCCAGGTGGTCAAGGATTCCGCCGCACAGGTCCGGTTCGACAAGCCCATCCCGGTGGACATCGAGGTGCTGCCTTCGGTGGAGGACAAGGTGAGACTCAAGAAAGACATCGAAAACAAGGTCAGGGAGATCCTTGTCGTGAAGATCGAGGCCAACCTGGTTCCTCCGGAGACCATCCCGAGAACGGTCTACAAGACGCCGCTCGTGCGCGTCCGATGA
- a CDS encoding 2-phosphosulfolactate phosphatase, with protein sequence MGWRPVPGWTAPWSCHTMCAAPPGGGVAEKDRWPVLRMKVIRKRMAEGARGARGTVVVIDVFRAFSCTPLFFYFGAAKVILEADPLKAVELKRLHPDAVLVGEVDEVPIEGGDIGNSPSRIIAEGARLFEGRTVIHRTTAGVAGVSLAAASADEVILGSFVTASAIAEYLKALQLGEVTLVAMGDRALRPAPEDEACADYLEHLLNGTLYDPVKVFREVVFQPTAQKFLTRSRPYLPPEDPLFCLQRDLFDAVPIVARDGDRLVIRPPARGSTGSLNRLPPALALKGYRRGE encoded by the coding sequence ATGGGCTGGCGGCCTGTGCCCGGGTGGACGGCTCCGTGGTCATGCCACACGATGTGCGCCGCTCCGCCCGGGGGCGGAGTGGCCGAAAAGGACCGGTGGCCGGTTTTGCGTATGAAGGTGATTCGAAAACGTATGGCGGAGGGGGCGCGGGGGGCGCGGGGCACGGTGGTCGTCATCGATGTGTTCCGAGCCTTTTCCTGCACGCCGCTCTTTTTCTATTTCGGGGCTGCGAAGGTCATCCTGGAGGCGGATCCCCTGAAGGCCGTGGAGTTGAAACGCCTGCACCCCGATGCGGTGCTGGTGGGGGAGGTCGACGAGGTCCCCATCGAAGGCGGGGACATAGGGAATTCCCCTTCCCGGATCATCGCCGAGGGCGCCCGGCTCTTCGAGGGCAGGACCGTCATCCACCGGACCACCGCCGGGGTGGCTGGGGTGAGCCTGGCGGCGGCCAGCGCCGACGAGGTCATCCTGGGCAGCTTCGTAACGGCCTCGGCCATCGCGGAATACCTGAAGGCCTTGCAACTCGGGGAAGTCACCCTCGTCGCGATGGGCGACCGGGCACTCAGGCCCGCCCCGGAGGACGAGGCCTGCGCCGATTATCTGGAGCACCTCCTCAACGGCACCCTCTACGACCCGGTAAAGGTGTTCCGGGAGGTCGTTTTTCAACCGACGGCACAGAAATTTCTGACGCGATCGAGGCCCTATCTGCCGCCTGAGGATCCGCTCTTCTGCCTGCAGCGGGATCTGTTCGACGCCGTGCCGATTGTGGCGCGGGATGGGGACAGGCTGGTGATCCGGCCTCCTGCGCGCGGATCGACGGGAAGTCTGAATCGGCTTCCACCGGCCTTGGCTTTGAAAGGATACAGACGGGGAGAATGA
- a CDS encoding CaiB/BaiF CoA transferase family protein: MRPLTGYNVIEMAGLAPSPYCGMLLADFGADVVVVDRPTRGAPEIPHIMDRNPLDRGKRSIRVNLRDEAGRQIVRRMIAQGDVLLEPYRPGVMEALGLGPAEVFVWNPGMVYARLTGWGQTGPYANMAGHDIDYIAVSGALSLFRRKGEKPLPPCNLLGDFAGGGLLAAFGILLALIERSRSGKGQVVDAAMVDGASSLCTFLYGLMGHGLMRTEHGVNDLDGGAPYYQAYETADGKFMAVGALEERFYRVLLQRLGLDSEALPRQDDRSGWPLLQERFTAVFKTRTRDEWTAVFEGTDACVAPVLEPYEVGGHPHGGARGLLIERKGLVQPAPAPRLSRTPGAAGEHPGPRGSDTVEIMQGFGYTRSEIDALTREGVIE, translated from the coding sequence ATGCGTCCTTTGACGGGTTACAACGTGATCGAGATGGCGGGGCTTGCGCCCTCGCCTTACTGCGGGATGCTGCTGGCGGATTTCGGGGCCGATGTCGTAGTGGTGGACCGTCCGACCCGCGGGGCGCCCGAGATCCCGCACATCATGGACCGCAACCCTCTCGATCGGGGGAAGCGCTCGATCCGGGTGAATCTCCGGGACGAGGCCGGGAGGCAGATCGTCCGGAGGATGATCGCGCAGGGCGATGTCCTGCTCGAACCCTATCGCCCCGGGGTGATGGAGGCGCTGGGTCTGGGGCCCGCTGAGGTCTTCGTGTGGAACCCCGGCATGGTGTATGCGCGCCTTACGGGATGGGGGCAGACGGGGCCCTATGCGAACATGGCGGGCCACGACATCGACTACATCGCTGTTTCGGGGGCTCTGTCCTTGTTCCGGCGCAAGGGCGAAAAACCGCTCCCGCCGTGCAACCTTCTGGGCGATTTTGCCGGCGGCGGCCTTCTGGCCGCCTTCGGGATCCTGCTGGCGCTGATCGAGCGCAGCCGATCCGGAAAAGGGCAGGTGGTGGACGCGGCCATGGTGGACGGCGCCTCCAGCCTCTGCACGTTCCTTTACGGCCTCATGGGCCATGGACTCATGCGCACGGAGCACGGGGTGAACGACCTCGACGGGGGAGCGCCCTACTACCAGGCCTATGAAACAGCCGACGGCAAATTCATGGCCGTCGGGGCGCTGGAGGAGCGGTTTTACCGGGTGCTGCTGCAGAGGCTCGGCCTGGATTCGGAGGCGCTTCCGCGCCAGGACGACCGATCCGGCTGGCCTCTGCTGCAGGAGCGGTTCACGGCGGTTTTCAAGACGCGGACGCGCGACGAATGGACGGCCGTTTTCGAGGGCACCGATGCGTGCGTCGCCCCTGTCCTCGAACCCTACGAAGTGGGGGGGCACCCGCACGGCGGGGCACGGGGGCTGCTGATCGAGCGCAAGGGTCTGGTGCAGCCCGCCCCGGCTCCGAGGCTTTCGAGGACGCCCGGTGCAGCGGGCGAACACCCCGGGCCGCGCGGGTCCGACACCGTGGAAATCATGCAGGGCTTCGGTTATACCCGTTCGGAGATCGATGCGCTGACCCGGGAAGGAGTCATCGAATGA
- a CDS encoding MogA/MoaB family molybdenum cofactor biosynthesis protein — MQRTFQAGVLTISDKGSRGERADESGAVVAGILEQAGFHVAKRGIVSDDVEQIRGTLTEWADKENLDLVLTSGGTGLSPTDVTPQAMDAVLDYEVPGMAEAMRAASLLKTPHAMISRAKAGVRRSCLIVNLPGSPRGARENLEVLLPALPHALAKLQGDPSECATA, encoded by the coding sequence ATGCAGCGAACCTTCCAGGCCGGTGTCCTGACCATCAGCGACAAGGGTTCCCGCGGCGAGAGAGCCGATGAAAGCGGCGCAGTCGTCGCGGGCATCCTCGAGCAGGCCGGTTTTCATGTCGCCAAACGGGGCATCGTCTCTGACGATGTCGAACAGATCCGCGGCACCCTCACCGAGTGGGCGGACAAAGAAAACCTCGACCTGGTCCTCACCTCGGGCGGCACCGGCCTGAGCCCCACGGACGTAACCCCTCAAGCCATGGACGCGGTCCTCGATTACGAGGTCCCGGGCATGGCCGAGGCCATGCGGGCCGCCAGCCTCCTCAAGACCCCGCACGCGATGATCTCGCGCGCCAAAGCGGGCGTCCGCCGATCCTGCCTGATCGTCAACCTCCCCGGCAGCCCCAGGGGGGCCCGGGAAAACCTGGAGGTCCTCCTCCCCGCCCTGCCCCACGCCCTGGCCAAGCTGCAGGGCGACCCCTCCGAGTGCGCCACGGCTTAA
- the fusA gene encoding elongation factor G, with protein MERKSEQLRNVALIAHGGSGKTSLAEAILFNGKATTRLGRVDEGSSNLDFEPEEIKKGITISTAFHHCAWRKNIINLIDTPGDDNFLSDTKLCLQAADSAILVIDATAGVKIGTEKVWAFAEEQALPKVVFINKLDRERADFYKVLGEAEDILQAKMTPVFLPIGAEDQFSGIIDLIKMKAYLYSKDASGGFETVDIPADMADEAEEYREKMVENVVEVNDELMEKYLEGETLSAQEIEDTFIKGVNSGQVVAVLCGSATLNMGVPHLMNLIVQGLPSPIQRAPRKGTAPKTGDTVERAPSAEAPFSALVFKTIADPFAGKLSLIRVFSGTLEADSTVYNPIKDVKEKFGQLLLMEGKKQQPLEMVGPGDIVAIPKLKETTTGDTLCTEGDPIVYQPVQPLPAVISYAVEAKVQGSEDKLFSSLARLLEEDPTLRLERDQTTAEIILSGAGQIHLETTCDKLQRKFGVEVNLKPVKIPYRETIKKPVNKVIYRHKKQTGGRGQFAEVHFDVMPLERGSGFEFEEALVGMNVPRNFVPAVEKGLQEAIQKGALAGAPVVDLKVRFFDGKSHEVDSSEMAFKIAAIMCLRKAVQDASPTLLEPIMKLEIVVPEEYMGDVMGDLNSRRGRVLGMDSEGRYQVIKAQVPMAEVLTYALDLNSLTGGRGTFRLEQSHYEEVPAQLADKIVAAFKTEE; from the coding sequence ATGGAGAGAAAATCGGAACAGCTTCGCAACGTCGCCCTGATCGCACATGGGGGTTCGGGGAAAACGTCTCTGGCCGAAGCCATCCTGTTCAACGGCAAGGCGACCACCCGGCTGGGCAGAGTGGATGAAGGCTCCTCCAACCTCGATTTCGAGCCGGAGGAGATCAAGAAGGGGATTACCATCAGCACCGCCTTCCACCACTGCGCCTGGAGAAAGAATATCATCAACCTCATTGACACCCCGGGTGACGACAACTTCCTCTCCGATACGAAATTGTGCCTTCAGGCCGCGGATTCGGCCATCCTGGTGATCGATGCCACTGCCGGCGTCAAGATCGGGACCGAGAAGGTCTGGGCGTTCGCCGAAGAGCAGGCGCTCCCGAAAGTGGTTTTCATCAACAAGCTCGACCGGGAGCGGGCCGACTTCTACAAGGTCCTCGGAGAGGCGGAAGACATCCTGCAGGCCAAAATGACCCCCGTTTTTCTCCCGATCGGCGCGGAGGACCAGTTCAGCGGCATCATCGATCTCATCAAGATGAAGGCCTATCTCTACAGCAAAGATGCGAGCGGCGGGTTCGAAACCGTCGACATCCCGGCCGACATGGCCGATGAGGCGGAAGAGTACCGCGAAAAGATGGTCGAGAACGTCGTCGAGGTCAACGACGAGCTGATGGAAAAATACCTGGAAGGGGAAACCTTGAGCGCCCAGGAAATCGAAGACACCTTCATCAAGGGCGTCAACTCCGGGCAGGTGGTTGCCGTCCTGTGCGGATCGGCCACCCTCAACATGGGCGTCCCGCACCTGATGAACCTGATCGTCCAGGGGCTGCCCTCCCCGATTCAGAGGGCACCCAGGAAAGGCACCGCCCCGAAAACCGGTGACACCGTGGAGCGGGCCCCCTCGGCGGAGGCCCCCTTTTCCGCCCTGGTCTTCAAAACCATCGCCGACCCCTTCGCAGGGAAACTCAGCCTGATCCGGGTCTTTTCAGGGACGCTCGAAGCCGACAGCACAGTCTACAACCCCATCAAGGACGTCAAAGAAAAATTCGGACAGCTGCTGCTGATGGAAGGCAAGAAACAGCAGCCCCTCGAGATGGTCGGACCGGGGGACATCGTCGCCATCCCCAAACTCAAAGAGACCACCACGGGCGACACCCTCTGCACGGAGGGCGACCCGATCGTCTACCAGCCGGTGCAGCCGTTGCCGGCCGTCATCTCCTACGCCGTCGAGGCGAAGGTGCAAGGGAGCGAAGACAAGCTTTTCAGCTCACTTGCGCGCCTCCTGGAAGAAGACCCCACCCTTCGGCTCGAACGGGATCAGACCACCGCGGAGATCATCCTTTCCGGCGCGGGGCAGATCCACCTCGAGACCACCTGCGACAAACTGCAGCGCAAGTTCGGCGTCGAGGTCAATCTGAAGCCGGTCAAGATCCCCTATCGGGAAACGATCAAAAAACCCGTCAACAAGGTCATCTACCGGCACAAGAAGCAGACCGGCGGCCGCGGGCAGTTCGCCGAGGTGCATTTCGACGTCATGCCCCTTGAAAGAGGCTCCGGCTTCGAGTTCGAAGAGGCGCTCGTCGGCATGAACGTGCCCCGCAACTTCGTCCCGGCGGTCGAGAAGGGGCTCCAGGAGGCCATCCAGAAGGGCGCACTCGCCGGAGCGCCCGTCGTGGACCTGAAGGTGCGTTTCTTCGACGGAAAATCGCATGAAGTCGATTCATCTGAAATGGCCTTCAAGATCGCCGCCATCATGTGCCTCAGAAAGGCCGTCCAGGATGCCAGCCCAACCCTGCTCGAACCGATCATGAAGCTCGAGATCGTGGTTCCCGAGGAGTACATGGGCGACGTCATGGGGGATCTCAACAGCCGGCGCGGCCGTGTGCTCGGGATGGACAGCGAGGGGCGCTATCAGGTCATCAAGGCCCAGGTCCCCATGGCGGAGGTGCTGACCTACGCCCTCGACCTCAACTCACTGACGGGCGGCCGCGGCACGTTCCGGTTGGAGCAGTCCCATTACGAAGAAGTGCCCGCCCAGCTGGCCGACAAGATCGTGGCGGCCTTCAAGACAGAGGAGTAG